A region of Veillonellaceae bacterium DNA encodes the following proteins:
- the nifJ gene encoding pyruvate:ferredoxin (flavodoxin) oxidoreductase, with translation MDGNTAAAYISYAFTEVAAIYPITPSSPMAEVVDEWSAHGKKNIFGDTVHVVEMQSEGGASGAFHGSLQSGALTTTYTASQGMLLMLPNMYKVAGELLPGVFHIAARALANHALSIFGDHQDVMSARATGCAMLAEANAQEIMDLSGVAHLAAIKGRVPFINFFDGFRTSHEIQKIEVLDYDELAPLIDQEALADFRARALNPNHPVIRGTAENPDVYFQHCESANPYYNALPDIVQGYMDKISAITGREYHLFDYYGAPDADRIVIAIGSVTDICKDVTDALNAHGEKVGVLNVHLFRPFSVKHFLSQIPDTVKKIAVLDRTREPGAIGEPLYLDVVSAIASSGRSIKVCGGRYGLGSKDVVPEDIMAVYEHLKEETPRHNFTLSINDDVTNLSLAPVPVPEMPSKLVSCKFWGFGSDGTVGANKSAIKIIGDHTDLYAQGYFAYDSKKSGGVTISHLRFGPDPIRRPYLISKADYIACHRPSYIYKYDLLRGLKPGGIFLLNSTWRKEDLDRVLPVGMKRKLAALHAKFYIIDAFEIAKEIGLGGRINMIMQSAFFHLTHIIPDEDSIRYLKESNEHSYGKKGQDVVDMNNRAVDAGMQGIVEVPVPEEWAHATTGGSIARVERPDFVKNVCDVMNRQEGDDLPVSTFTGMEDGTFPSGTSKYERPTAAINVPEWIAENCIECNQCAIVCPHATIRPVLITEEEAEAAPEGFIVKEFRGPVKGLKFRIIIDQEDCYGCGICANVCPAPKKALVMKPLDTQISKQNLWDYAMKLPERTNPIGKTTARGTAFEPTYFEFSGACAGCGETPYINMVTRLFGDRMVIANATGCSSIYGASSPSMPYTKNLRGQGPAWANSLFEDNAEYGLGMHLGEQKLRDRLVQRITNALPSATGDVKEAMEEWLDKKDVGAGTRLRAETLESALEAAVSAHPEYKDLLELKDHFIKKSQWIFGGDGWAYDIGFGGLDQVLASGEDVNVLVLDTEVYSNTGGQSSKSTPAAAIAKFAASGKKTKKKDLGMIAVSYGYIYVAQIALGADMNQAFKAIAEAEAYPGPSLIIAYSPCINHGLKAGMGMSSAEEKRAVECGYWCNWRYNPTLLEEGKNPFHLDSREPKGNFREYLMGEVRYSSLAKLFPEEAEALFEKTERDALQRRENYVRIQKSYDLEIEAKKAAEQK, from the coding sequence ATGGATGGCAATACAGCTGCTGCGTATATTTCCTACGCTTTCACAGAAGTAGCTGCTATTTATCCAATTACCCCTTCTTCTCCGATGGCTGAAGTGGTAGACGAATGGTCCGCACACGGAAAGAAAAACATTTTCGGCGACACCGTACATGTTGTTGAAATGCAGTCCGAAGGCGGCGCATCCGGCGCATTCCACGGCTCTCTGCAGAGCGGTGCGCTGACTACTACCTACACAGCATCGCAGGGCATGCTCCTCATGCTTCCAAACATGTATAAAGTAGCTGGCGAACTTCTTCCGGGCGTTTTCCATATCGCTGCCCGCGCACTGGCCAACCATGCTTTGTCCATTTTTGGCGATCATCAGGATGTCATGAGTGCAAGAGCTACCGGCTGCGCTATGCTGGCTGAAGCTAACGCACAGGAAATCATGGATCTTTCCGGCGTCGCTCATCTGGCTGCCATCAAAGGCCGCGTTCCTTTCATCAACTTCTTCGATGGTTTCCGTACAAGCCATGAAATCCAGAAGATTGAAGTCCTGGATTATGATGAACTGGCTCCTCTCATCGATCAGGAAGCCCTGGCTGATTTCAGAGCAAGAGCTCTGAACCCGAATCACCCGGTCATCCGCGGCACAGCAGAAAATCCGGATGTCTACTTCCAGCACTGCGAATCCGCAAACCCCTATTACAATGCACTTCCTGACATCGTTCAGGGCTACATGGACAAGATCAGCGCCATCACCGGCAGAGAATATCACCTCTTTGACTACTACGGTGCTCCGGATGCTGACCGCATCGTCATTGCCATCGGTTCTGTCACGGATATCTGCAAAGATGTCACAGACGCCCTTAATGCACATGGCGAAAAGGTAGGCGTACTGAACGTCCACCTCTTCCGTCCGTTCTCCGTCAAGCATTTCCTGTCCCAGATTCCGGATACAGTCAAGAAGATTGCTGTCCTCGACAGAACAAGAGAACCGGGCGCCATCGGCGAACCGCTGTACCTCGACGTTGTCAGCGCCATCGCTTCTTCCGGCCGTTCCATCAAGGTATGCGGCGGACGTTACGGCCTTGGTTCCAAAGACGTTGTTCCGGAAGACATCATGGCTGTCTATGAACACCTCAAGGAAGAAACACCGCGCCACAACTTTACACTGTCCATCAACGACGATGTGACAAACCTCTCCCTGGCACCTGTTCCTGTACCGGAAATGCCAAGCAAGCTTGTATCCTGCAAATTCTGGGGCTTTGGTTCTGACGGCACCGTCGGCGCCAACAAGAGCGCCATCAAGATCATCGGCGACCACACTGACCTCTATGCACAGGGCTACTTCGCTTATGATTCCAAGAAATCCGGCGGCGTAACAATCTCCCACCTCCGTTTCGGACCTGACCCGATCAGAAGACCATACCTGATCAGCAAAGCAGACTACATTGCCTGCCACCGTCCATCCTACATTTACAAGTATGACCTTCTCCGCGGACTCAAGCCTGGCGGCATCTTCCTTCTGAACTCCACATGGAGAAAAGAAGATCTCGACAGAGTCCTCCCGGTCGGCATGAAGAGAAAACTCGCTGCTCTCCACGCAAAATTCTACATCATCGATGCATTTGAAATTGCAAAGGAAATCGGCCTTGGCGGACGCATCAATATGATCATGCAGTCTGCATTCTTCCATCTGACCCACATCATTCCTGATGAAGACAGCATCAGATACCTGAAGGAATCCAACGAACACTCCTACGGCAAGAAGGGCCAGGATGTCGTTGACATGAACAACCGTGCTGTTGATGCAGGCATGCAGGGCATTGTTGAAGTACCGGTTCCTGAAGAATGGGCTCACGCAACAACCGGCGGCTCCATTGCTAGAGTAGAACGTCCTGATTTCGTAAAGAACGTCTGCGATGTCATGAACCGTCAGGAAGGCGATGACCTCCCTGTTTCCACCTTCACCGGCATGGAAGACGGCACATTCCCGTCCGGCACCTCCAAGTATGAACGCCCGACCGCTGCTATCAATGTTCCTGAATGGATTGCTGAAAACTGCATCGAATGCAACCAGTGCGCTATCGTCTGCCCGCATGCAACAATTCGTCCTGTACTCATTACAGAGGAAGAAGCAGAAGCTGCTCCTGAAGGATTCATCGTCAAGGAATTCAGAGGACCGGTCAAAGGCCTCAAGTTCCGCATCATCATCGATCAGGAAGACTGCTATGGCTGCGGCATCTGTGCTAACGTATGCCCGGCTCCGAAGAAAGCTCTTGTGATGAAACCGCTTGATACCCAGATTTCCAAGCAGAATCTCTGGGATTATGCTATGAAGCTTCCGGAAAGAACGAACCCGATCGGAAAGACAACTGCCAGAGGCACTGCCTTTGAACCGACCTACTTCGAATTCTCCGGCGCTTGCGCAGGATGCGGCGAAACACCTTATATCAATATGGTAACCAGACTGTTCGGTGACCGCATGGTCATTGCCAACGCTACAGGCTGCTCCTCCATTTATGGTGCAAGCTCCCCGTCCATGCCTTATACAAAGAACCTTCGCGGACAGGGTCCTGCATGGGCTAACTCCCTCTTCGAAGACAACGCTGAATACGGTCTTGGCATGCACCTCGGCGAACAGAAACTCCGTGACCGCCTTGTTCAGAGAATTACAAATGCTCTTCCTTCCGCAACCGGCGATGTCAAAGAAGCTATGGAAGAATGGCTTGACAAGAAGGATGTAGGCGCAGGCACACGTCTCCGCGCTGAAACACTTGAAAGCGCTCTGGAAGCAGCAGTCTCCGCTCATCCGGAATACAAGGATCTCCTTGAACTGAAAGACCACTTCATCAAGAAGAGCCAGTGGATCTTCGGCGGCGACGGCTGGGCTTATGATATCGGCTTCGGCGGCCTCGATCAGGTTCTTGCGTCCGGCGAAGACGTCAATGTCCTCGTTCTCGATACCGAAGTTTACTCCAACACCGGCGGACAGTCCTCCAAGTCCACACCGGCTGCTGCCATTGCAAAATTTGCAGCTTCCGGCAAGAAGACAAAGAAGAAAGATCTCGGCATGATCGCTGTTTCCTATGGATACATCTATGTAGCTCAGATTGCTCTTGGCGCTGACATGAACCAGGCATTCAAGGCTATTGCAGAAGCAGAAGCATATCCGGGACCGTCCCTGATCATTGCATACTCTCCATGCATCAACCACGGCCTGAAAGCCGGAATGGGCATGTCCTCTGCTGAAGAGAAACGCGCTGTAGAATGCGGTTACTGGTGCAACTGGCGCTACAACCCGACTCTTCTCGAAGAAGGAAAGAATCCGTTCCATCTCGACAGCCGTGAACCGAAGGGCAACTTCAGAGAATACCTCATGGGAGAAGTTCGTTACTCCTCCCTGGCTAAGCTCTTCCCTGAAGAAGCAGAAGCTCTCTTCGAAAAGACCGAAAGAGATGCCCTCCAGCGCAGAGAAAACTATGTACGTATCCAGAAGTCCTATGATCTGGAAATCGAAGCTAAAAAAGCTGCTGAGCAGAAATAA